One window of the Labilibaculum sp. genome contains the following:
- a CDS encoding PAS domain S-box protein — protein sequence MNDIFRYTTPITYWLLVLIWSYILVFYAKKIRTIDQSDKLLKLLLIVLSIDAFRTLFESIYFGAWYTSLSELLPIEIFNFLAQPKVVFIPKFLNLITAVLIFIILIKKWLSAEIKTKQKSKDLIAEQSEELTEKYQELLLAKEKAIQSEKFTQMLFNESPIGLVLAKLTGELVEVNEAYANIIGYTIEETLQLTYWDITPEKYANQEKLQLDSLNKTREYGPYEKEYIHKSGKLIPIRLQGKMIKKDDQELIWSSVEDITDKKIAETLLQEQNEEYLVLNEEYQAQNEELLSAIETAEKSETRFKALHNASFGGIAIHDKGIILDCNQGLAAITGYSTEELIGMNGLLLIAEQEREHVMENILSEYENPYYSVGLRKNEDEYPIRLEARQIPYGGENVRVVEFRDITDHKKTEQELNAAKEKAEESNRLKTEFINNMSHEIRTPMNGILGFSDLLNERNITDKKRKHYIQIIQNSGNQLMHIIDDILEISELGTKQIKPQIEEVCLNDLLLDLFAIYDIKAKQNQTPLYLQKGLSDDESTLLSDPYKLNKIISNLLDNALKFTHNGLIEMGYTLQNNNIIMYVKDTGIGIHFEKQELIFERFSQEEKELSQTVGGLGLGLSIAKENAELINGKITLESEKGKGSTFYLSIPYLTTKPKNEINSNSNGQNSNLNEAKRHTILVVEDEEVNFIFLEILLSEFDNKLKIIHAKNGKDAIDLYQKNENIDLILMDMKMPVMNGIDATIEIRKFNQSIPIIAQTAYSSRKDKDEAIAAGCNDFISKPIKKEKLLAITNSYLMQ from the coding sequence ATGAACGATATTTTTAGATACACTACTCCAATTACGTATTGGTTATTAGTGCTAATTTGGTCTTACATCCTTGTATTTTACGCTAAAAAAATAAGAACGATTGATCAATCTGATAAATTATTAAAATTACTTCTTATTGTTTTGTCGATTGATGCTTTTCGAACTCTTTTCGAAAGCATTTATTTTGGTGCCTGGTATACATCTCTTTCCGAACTTCTTCCCATTGAGATTTTCAATTTTTTAGCTCAACCCAAAGTTGTGTTTATACCCAAATTTTTGAATCTTATAACAGCCGTTTTAATTTTTATCATTCTAATTAAAAAATGGTTGTCGGCAGAAATAAAAACAAAGCAGAAGAGCAAAGATTTAATTGCAGAACAATCGGAAGAATTAACCGAAAAATACCAGGAACTTTTACTGGCTAAGGAAAAAGCCATACAAAGTGAAAAGTTTACACAAATGCTTTTTAATGAGTCTCCAATAGGCTTGGTTTTAGCAAAACTTACCGGCGAATTGGTAGAAGTTAATGAAGCATATGCAAATATCATAGGCTACACTATTGAAGAAACTTTGCAATTAACCTATTGGGATATTACTCCTGAAAAATATGCCAATCAAGAAAAACTTCAATTGGATTCGCTAAACAAAACCAGAGAATATGGCCCCTACGAAAAAGAATACATTCATAAATCCGGAAAATTAATTCCCATTCGATTGCAGGGGAAAATGATTAAAAAAGACGATCAGGAACTTATATGGTCGAGTGTTGAAGATATTACCGATAAGAAAATTGCAGAAACCCTTCTTCAGGAACAAAATGAAGAATATCTGGTTTTGAATGAAGAATATCAAGCCCAAAATGAAGAATTATTATCAGCTATAGAAACAGCTGAAAAAAGTGAAACACGGTTTAAAGCTCTCCATAATGCTTCCTTTGGGGGAATTGCCATACACGACAAGGGAATAATTTTAGACTGCAATCAGGGACTTGCTGCCATAACCGGCTACTCTACTGAAGAGCTAATTGGAATGAATGGATTGTTGCTGATCGCTGAGCAGGAACGTGAGCATGTTATGGAAAATATATTAAGCGAATACGAAAACCCGTATTATAGCGTTGGCTTGCGGAAAAATGAAGATGAATATCCGATAAGATTAGAAGCCCGCCAAATTCCATATGGGGGAGAAAATGTTCGGGTTGTAGAATTTAGGGACATTACAGATCATAAAAAAACCGAACAAGAACTTAATGCTGCAAAAGAAAAAGCAGAAGAAAGCAATCGGTTAAAAACAGAATTCATCAATAATATGTCGCATGAAATCCGAACACCAATGAATGGGATTCTCGGATTTTCAGATTTATTAAATGAGCGGAACATTACAGATAAAAAACGAAAACATTACATCCAAATAATTCAAAACAGCGGAAATCAGTTAATGCACATTATCGATGATATTCTTGAAATATCAGAACTGGGGACAAAACAAATTAAACCGCAGATCGAGGAAGTTTGTTTGAATGATCTGCTATTAGATCTGTTTGCCATATATGATATAAAAGCAAAACAAAATCAAACTCCTCTGTATCTTCAAAAGGGACTTTCGGATGACGAAAGCACTCTGCTTTCTGATCCTTACAAACTGAATAAGATTATCAGCAATTTGCTGGATAATGCATTAAAATTCACACACAACGGATTGATTGAAATGGGATACACCCTTCAGAACAATAACATTATAATGTATGTGAAAGACACCGGCATTGGAATTCATTTCGAAAAACAAGAACTCATTTTTGAGCGTTTCTCGCAGGAAGAAAAAGAATTATCTCAAACCGTTGGTGGTTTAGGCCTTGGTTTATCAATTGCAAAAGAAAACGCGGAACTGATAAATGGTAAAATCACCCTGGAATCGGAAAAAGGAAAAGGATCAACATTTTATCTGAGCATTCCTTATCTGACGACAAAACCAAAAAATGAAATAAATAGTAATTCGAATGGTCAAAACTCAAATTTAAACGAAGCAAAACGTCATACTATTTTGGTTGTGGAAGACGAAGAAGTAAATTTCATATTTTTGGAGATTCTCCTATCAGAATTCGACAACAAATTAAAAATCATTCACGCAAAAAATGGAAAAGATGCAATTGACCTTTATCAAAAAAACGAAAACATCGATTTAATACTTATGGACATGAAAATGCCTGTAATGAATGGTATTGATGCCACAATAGAAATCAGAAAATTTAATCAGTCCATTCCAATTATTGCACAAACAGCATATTCATCCAGGAAAGACAAGGATGAAGCCATTGCTGCAGGCTGTAACGATTTTATCTCGAAACCAATAAAAAAAGAAAAATTGCTTGCCATCACCAATAGCTATTTAATGCAATAA
- a CDS encoding alpha-N-arabinofuranosidase, protein MKKHTIYSILLFFLISFSAIGQNTMTVHTDLAKTKINKEIYGHFAEHLGRCIYGGIYVGEDSQIPNVKGFREDVVGALLDMKIPLLRWPGGCFADTYHWKDGIGPKQQRPSMVNIHWGGVTEDNSFGTHEFLDFCKLIKAVPYINLNVGSGTVQEASEWVEYVTSKNRSPMTDLRKKNGQEEPWDVKYWGIGNENWGCGGNMTPEYYADLYNRFASYCGGDLYRIAGGPNVDDYNWMDVLMKKTTRHRHLVQGVSLHSYTFTTSWEDKGSATDFDESGWFADLKNTLNMETLIQEHSKIMDKYDPEKKIGLIVDEWGNWFNVEPGTNPGFLYQQNTLRDALVAGINLNLFNNNADRVAMANIAQAVNVLQSVILTKEDEMVLTPTYYVFKMYSVHQDATLIPTDLKCENYEFNGKSIPAVNASASTKDGVVSVTFCNLNPNKKESIDLTLAGQEFKSAAGQIITSKNMNDCNDFGKDEIVKINSFEVKKPKNGKLSIDLPAKSVVLIQLK, encoded by the coding sequence ATGAAAAAACACACAATTTATTCAATTCTTCTTTTTTTCTTAATCAGCTTTAGTGCGATTGGGCAAAATACAATGACGGTTCATACCGATCTTGCAAAAACAAAAATTAACAAAGAAATCTACGGGCATTTTGCTGAGCATTTGGGGCGCTGCATTTATGGTGGTATTTATGTTGGAGAAGATTCTCAAATTCCAAATGTAAAGGGATTTAGAGAGGATGTTGTTGGTGCGCTTTTAGATATGAAGATTCCCCTGTTGCGTTGGCCTGGTGGTTGTTTTGCTGACACATATCACTGGAAAGATGGCATAGGACCTAAGCAGCAAAGGCCTTCTATGGTAAATATCCATTGGGGAGGAGTTACTGAGGATAATAGTTTCGGAACTCATGAATTTCTTGATTTTTGTAAATTGATTAAAGCAGTGCCATATATCAATTTAAATGTGGGATCGGGTACAGTTCAGGAAGCCTCGGAATGGGTTGAATATGTTACCTCAAAAAATAGGAGTCCGATGACTGATTTAAGGAAGAAAAACGGACAGGAAGAGCCTTGGGATGTTAAGTACTGGGGAATTGGAAACGAAAACTGGGGCTGTGGTGGTAACATGACCCCGGAGTACTATGCTGATTTGTACAATCGATTTGCTTCGTATTGTGGTGGTGATTTGTACCGCATTGCCGGTGGTCCTAATGTTGATGATTACAATTGGATGGATGTATTGATGAAGAAAACAACCCGCCACCGCCATTTGGTTCAAGGTGTTTCGCTTCATAGTTATACATTTACAACAAGCTGGGAAGATAAAGGATCAGCTACTGATTTTGACGAAAGCGGTTGGTTCGCTGATTTAAAAAATACCCTGAATATGGAAACTCTGATTCAGGAACATTCAAAAATAATGGACAAATACGATCCTGAGAAAAAAATTGGATTGATTGTAGATGAGTGGGGAAACTGGTTTAATGTTGAACCTGGTACAAATCCAGGATTTTTGTATCAGCAAAATACACTTCGTGATGCATTGGTTGCCGGAATTAATCTGAATCTTTTTAATAATAATGCCGATCGTGTTGCTATGGCTAATATCGCACAAGCGGTTAATGTGCTGCAATCGGTTATTTTAACCAAAGAGGATGAAATGGTATTAACGCCTACTTATTATGTGTTTAAAATGTACAGTGTGCATCAGGATGCTACTTTGATTCCTACAGATTTGAAATGTGAAAACTACGAGTTTAACGGGAAGTCAATTCCTGCAGTAAATGCATCGGCTTCAACTAAAGATGGTGTTGTGTCTGTTACTTTTTGTAATTTAAATCCAAACAAGAAGGAAAGTATCGATCTGACACTGGCCGGACAAGAATTTAAAAGTGCAGCCGGACAGATTATTACGAGCAAAAATATGAATGATTGTAATGATTTTGGCAAAGATGAAATAGTGAAGATTAATTCGTTTGAGGTAAAAAAACCAAAAAATGGAAAACTTAGCATTGATTTGCCTGCTAAGTCAGTTGTTTTGATACAATTAAAATAG
- a CDS encoding arabinan endo-1,5-alpha-L-arabinosidase — protein MQKSSIKISEMLVKLFFFSSLLLFTQISVGQNKISVHDPVMIRENDTFYLFSTGWGINVWSSTDMKNWTDEKPVFDNPPKWAVEAVDGFKGHIWAPDISFYKGQYYLFYSVSAFGKNTSCIGLATNKTLNANDPDFKWVDHGKIIQSFPNKTNWNAIDPNLIVDEQGQAFLSFGSFWDGIKLVKLSDDAMSVDDDLTEIPTIASRKEDSRLPNPPAIDNNPVDAGGNAIEAPFIFKKDGYYYLFASIDYCCKGVNSNYKMIVGRSKNVNGPYLDRDNKPMNTGGGTILLSGNKDWYGLGHNATVSFDGTDYLVFHAYDASDNGNPKLSIKEINWDKDQWPIVKL, from the coding sequence ATGCAAAAATCATCTATAAAAATTAGTGAGATGCTTGTGAAATTGTTCTTTTTTTCAAGTTTATTATTGTTCACTCAAATATCTGTTGGGCAAAATAAAATTTCCGTTCACGATCCGGTAATGATCCGTGAGAATGATACGTTCTATTTATTTAGTACCGGATGGGGAATCAATGTTTGGTCCTCAACGGATATGAAAAACTGGACAGATGAGAAACCTGTATTTGACAATCCTCCAAAATGGGCTGTTGAAGCTGTTGATGGTTTTAAAGGTCATATTTGGGCTCCGGACATTTCATTTTACAAAGGACAGTATTACTTATTCTATTCCGTTTCCGCATTTGGTAAAAACACCTCATGCATTGGCTTGGCAACCAACAAAACACTAAACGCAAACGATCCTGATTTTAAATGGGTTGATCATGGCAAAATCATCCAATCTTTTCCAAACAAAACAAATTGGAATGCCATTGATCCCAATTTAATTGTAGATGAACAAGGACAGGCATTCCTAAGTTTTGGTTCTTTTTGGGATGGAATCAAATTGGTGAAACTTTCCGATGATGCAATGTCGGTAGATGATGATTTAACGGAAATTCCAACCATAGCCTCTCGTAAAGAAGATTCCCGTTTACCCAATCCTCCGGCAATCGACAACAATCCTGTCGATGCAGGAGGAAATGCCATAGAAGCTCCCTTTATTTTTAAAAAAGACGGGTACTACTACCTTTTCGCATCTATTGATTATTGCTGCAAAGGTGTAAACAGCAACTATAAAATGATTGTTGGCCGGTCAAAGAATGTAAATGGCCCCTATTTGGATAGAGACAACAAACCAATGAACACAGGAGGTGGTACCATTCTTTTATCAGGAAATAAGGATTGGTACGGACTTGGACACAATGCAACTGTAAGTTTTGATGGAACCGACTATTTAGTTTTCCATGCTTACGATGCTTCTGATAATGGCAATCCGAAGCTCTCAATCAAAGAAATTAACTGGGATAAAGATCAGTGGCCAATCGTTAAATTATAA
- a CDS encoding arabinan endo-1,5-alpha-L-arabinosidase, which produces MMRFISSAAFVIFLMTAGCSSNDNIIDPEEPDPVVENPPADDFSGPEYADDYSAISGWDNRTSWNLANVHDPSVVYDGEYYYMYGTDASYGNAHEGHGHFLYRRSKDLVDWEFRGMAMTETPSWVKDTLNSMRTLAGLDIIDSPIYGHWAPVVRKVGNKYRMYYSIVIDNYIESGKANTPANFDGSWTEHAFIGLMESDDLSSNTWVDKGMVVSSVSDRENNWSRSNTSDWNAYFKWNAIDPTFIITPEGNHWLIYGSWHSGIVALQVNPDTGKPDNLSSIEDYGTLIARRQNSELNRWQAQEGPEIIYNEKTGFYYLFLAYDELSVAYNTRVCRSTSITGPYLGIDGTNITEGGECWPMLTHPYKFNNHSGWVGISHCAVFKNEETNEWFYSSQARLPANTNGNAYSNAIMMGNIRKIAWTEDGWPVVMPERYAGVPQPSISESDLTGTWENISMNYEYKVQQKSSQLILSSNMTASGALSGTWSYDQDKKILTIGELHLNLEKAWDWEASPRTTTFTYSGLTAGGRPVWGKKTTK; this is translated from the coding sequence ATGATGAGATTTATTTCTTCAGCAGCCTTCGTGATTTTTCTAATGACTGCAGGCTGTTCCAGTAATGACAATATTATTGATCCCGAAGAACCGGATCCGGTAGTAGAAAATCCTCCCGCGGATGATTTTTCCGGTCCTGAATATGCTGATGATTATTCAGCCATATCAGGTTGGGACAATCGGACTTCCTGGAATTTAGCCAATGTTCATGACCCTTCTGTAGTATATGATGGAGAGTATTATTATATGTACGGAACGGATGCTTCCTATGGAAATGCACACGAAGGTCATGGACATTTTCTTTATCGCAGATCAAAGGATTTGGTTGACTGGGAATTTCGTGGAATGGCAATGACCGAAACTCCTTCGTGGGTAAAAGACACACTCAACAGCATGAGAACTCTGGCAGGGCTTGATATTATAGACTCTCCTATTTATGGACACTGGGCTCCGGTTGTTCGGAAAGTTGGAAACAAGTACCGAATGTATTACAGCATTGTAATTGACAATTACATTGAATCAGGAAAAGCCAATACTCCTGCAAACTTTGATGGTTCCTGGACAGAACATGCTTTTATCGGTCTTATGGAATCGGATGACTTAAGCAGTAACACCTGGGTGGATAAAGGAATGGTAGTTAGTTCTGTTTCAGACAGAGAAAACAACTGGTCGCGTTCGAATACAAGCGACTGGAACGCCTATTTTAAATGGAATGCAATAGATCCAACTTTTATTATTACCCCGGAAGGAAATCACTGGCTGATTTACGGTTCGTGGCATTCAGGCATTGTCGCATTACAAGTGAATCCAGACACAGGAAAACCCGATAATCTGTCATCAATTGAAGACTACGGAACTCTTATTGCACGCCGTCAAAACAGCGAACTTAATCGTTGGCAGGCACAGGAAGGTCCTGAAATTATTTACAATGAAAAAACAGGATTCTATTATCTGTTTCTGGCTTACGATGAGCTATCGGTTGCCTACAATACCAGAGTATGCCGATCAACAAGTATCACAGGTCCATATCTTGGCATTGATGGAACAAATATTACTGAAGGAGGCGAATGCTGGCCCATGTTAACACACCCGTACAAGTTCAACAATCATTCAGGCTGGGTAGGAATTTCACACTGTGCTGTTTTCAAAAACGAAGAAACAAACGAATGGTTCTACAGTTCGCAGGCCCGTTTGCCTGCCAATACAAATGGAAACGCCTACAGCAATGCCATTATGATGGGGAATATTCGAAAAATTGCATGGACAGAAGATGGCTGGCCGGTTGTTATGCCTGAACGTTATGCAGGTGTGCCACAACCAAGCATCAGCGAAAGCGATTTAACAGGTACGTGGGAAAACATATCAATGAATTACGAATATAAGGTTCAGCAAAAATCATCTCAACTGATTCTCTCGTCCAACATGACGGCATCCGGCGCATTAAGTGGTACATGGTCTTACGATCAGGATAAAAAGATTCTTACTATAGGTGAGTTACATCTCAATCTGGAAAAAGCTTGGGACTGGGAAGCATCACCCCGAACAACAACCTTTACCTACTCAGGCTTAACAGCCGGAGGAAGACCTGTTTGGGGTAAAAAAACAACAAAATAA
- a CDS encoding alpha-N-arabinofuranosidase — protein sequence MKIIKSKKYAIAVLSSLTILVGTQTLSAQNARIKIDVDRTIGEVDKNIYGNFVEHLGRCVYGGIYEENSPLSDENGIRLDVLDAVKELNVSITRYPGGNFVSNYNWKDGIGPKDDRPARMELAWSRLESNRFGTDEFMAYAKRMGTEPYFSVNMGTGTIKEAQEWVEYCNVKSGPYYAELRKKNGHEDPYNIKYWSLGNEMDGFWQMGHLNAEDYSKKAREAAKLMKLTSPEIKLIAAGSSNYRPNADPNEWNEKVLHELRDVIDYLALHMYVGNVENNYYNFVSSPLVLEERTRVVKGLIDREMQNADRGNRPPIYIAWDEYNIWYRARGEETMAGTKALEERYNLEDALVISGFLNAFIRNADIVKMANMAQLVNVIAPIFTSEKGMFKQTIFYPIQLFANNVKGTSLDVHVDCETYDTGKFFIGLGESTTIQKDVPFLDVSATYNNGEVIVCVMNRNKDKAITTDLLCQEGIFDGEFEVYEINGPDIKSENDFGKTSVETKKKSSLKVKKSDKITYDFPAHSFTMIKGSIVK from the coding sequence ATGAAGATTATAAAATCAAAAAAATATGCAATTGCTGTTCTAAGCTCGCTGACAATTCTGGTGGGTACACAAACATTATCAGCACAAAATGCACGCATCAAAATTGATGTAGACCGAACCATTGGTGAGGTAGACAAAAATATCTATGGGAATTTCGTAGAACATTTGGGTCGTTGTGTATACGGAGGTATTTACGAAGAAAATTCTCCTCTTTCCGATGAAAACGGAATTCGTTTGGATGTACTGGATGCTGTAAAAGAGCTGAATGTCTCGATTACCCGTTACCCGGGAGGAAACTTCGTATCCAATTACAATTGGAAAGATGGCATTGGTCCAAAAGATGATCGTCCTGCCAGAATGGAATTGGCTTGGTCGCGTTTGGAAAGCAACCGCTTTGGAACGGATGAATTTATGGCTTATGCCAAAAGAATGGGAACAGAACCCTATTTTTCTGTAAACATGGGAACAGGAACAATAAAGGAAGCCCAGGAATGGGTAGAGTATTGCAACGTTAAAAGCGGTCCCTATTATGCCGAACTCCGGAAAAAAAATGGTCACGAAGATCCATACAACATTAAATACTGGAGTCTGGGAAACGAAATGGATGGATTTTGGCAGATGGGTCATCTAAATGCCGAAGATTACAGCAAAAAAGCAAGAGAAGCAGCCAAATTGATGAAACTAACATCTCCGGAAATTAAGCTGATAGCAGCCGGTTCGTCAAACTACCGTCCCAATGCAGATCCCAACGAATGGAACGAAAAAGTACTTCACGAATTGCGTGATGTAATTGATTATTTAGCCTTGCATATGTATGTTGGTAATGTTGAAAACAATTATTACAATTTCGTTTCCTCTCCTTTAGTTCTGGAAGAACGAACCCGTGTTGTAAAAGGTTTGATTGACCGCGAAATGCAAAATGCAGACCGCGGAAACCGCCCGCCAATTTATATTGCCTGGGATGAATACAATATTTGGTATCGTGCCCGCGGAGAAGAAACCATGGCAGGTACCAAAGCTCTCGAAGAACGCTACAATTTAGAAGATGCACTGGTAATTTCAGGCTTTTTAAATGCATTTATCCGTAATGCTGATATCGTGAAAATGGCGAATATGGCACAACTTGTGAACGTTATTGCGCCTATATTCACATCCGAAAAAGGAATGTTTAAGCAAACCATCTTCTATCCTATTCAGTTATTTGCCAACAATGTAAAAGGAACCTCTCTGGATGTTCATGTTGATTGTGAGACATATGACACGGGCAAATTTTTCATAGGATTGGGTGAATCAACAACCATTCAAAAAGACGTTCCATTTTTAGATGTTTCGGCCACCTATAACAACGGCGAAGTAATTGTTTGCGTGATGAACCGTAATAAAGACAAGGCAATTACAACAGATTTACTTTGTCAGGAAGGAATTTTTGACGGCGAATTTGAGGTGTACGAAATAAATGGTCCCGACATTAAATCTGAAAATGACTTCGGAAAAACAAGCGTGGAGACAAAGAAAAAGTCTTCTTTAAAAGTGAAGAAAAGTGATAAAATCACTTACGATTTTCCGGCACATTCTTTTACCATGATAAAAGGCTCTATAGTGAAGTAA
- a CDS encoding RagB/SusD family nutrient uptake outer membrane protein, whose protein sequence is MRYKNIYSIAILFALTSLVSSCVSEDDLVQIDPNVDTEEAFWKTDNDALKGINSVYGSMLIDGSYMRSTPMMLDLKDDATRSNSPWTAMSVIGKFNSSIANPDIYSWAYRDFYQGIYRANQVLDNVPSIEMEDSNLKDRVLGQAYFLRGLYFFHMVNMFKNVPLPLSNSELYHQQKTNEEGWAQVISDLEMAAGLLPVSYDDVSGLDAGQIGRATKGAALAYIGKAQLFTKDFESAKVTFKKVIDLKVYSLVADYRDNFTVTNENNSESVFEVQFSREAGGVDLSWGGTPAPGWGRTSGRAITYGAAGFGYADLQPTWALFNEYREELTVDGEVDPRLDATIFYNKNAYDGVGMSLYGQDFATFYAANESNLNDLYCRKYENSDGDFANEYDWRSGINERIMRYADVLLMYAECLNETGATNDAYQYIQMVRDRVNLPDLATVKPNMTQAEMREQIAHERFLELSLEGHRFDDIRRWGWLKDASKLAWLKSRDTEFNTYTPGREYFPIPQSEMDTNKGMVQNDGY, encoded by the coding sequence ATGAGATATAAAAATATTTACAGTATAGCTATTTTGTTTGCGCTGACCAGTTTGGTTTCAAGTTGTGTTAGTGAGGACGATTTAGTACAGATAGATCCAAATGTTGATACGGAAGAAGCATTTTGGAAGACAGATAACGATGCACTTAAAGGAATTAATTCGGTGTATGGCAGTATGCTAATAGATGGCAGTTACATGAGAAGCACTCCTATGATGCTGGATTTAAAGGATGATGCAACCAGAAGTAACAGCCCTTGGACCGCAATGTCCGTTATCGGCAAATTCAACTCGAGTATTGCAAATCCAGATATTTACAGTTGGGCGTATCGTGATTTTTATCAGGGAATTTACCGCGCAAATCAGGTATTGGATAATGTGCCGTCCATAGAAATGGAAGACAGCAATTTAAAAGACCGTGTTCTGGGGCAGGCTTATTTTCTAAGAGGCTTGTATTTTTTCCACATGGTAAACATGTTTAAAAATGTTCCTTTGCCATTATCCAACAGTGAATTATATCACCAACAAAAAACAAATGAAGAGGGCTGGGCTCAGGTAATTTCTGATTTAGAAATGGCTGCCGGTTTATTGCCTGTTTCCTACGATGATGTATCCGGACTGGACGCAGGACAAATAGGAAGAGCAACAAAAGGTGCAGCTTTGGCCTATATAGGAAAAGCACAATTATTTACAAAAGACTTCGAATCTGCAAAAGTGACATTTAAGAAAGTTATTGATCTGAAAGTGTACTCTTTAGTTGCTGATTACCGTGATAATTTCACCGTAACAAACGAAAACAATTCAGAATCTGTATTTGAAGTACAATTTAGCAGAGAAGCTGGCGGTGTAGATCTAAGCTGGGGAGGAACGCCGGCACCTGGTTGGGGAAGAACCTCAGGAAGAGCAATTACATATGGTGCTGCGGGCTTTGGATATGCAGATTTACAACCTACCTGGGCATTGTTTAATGAATACAGAGAAGAATTAACTGTTGATGGAGAAGTTGATCCGCGGTTAGACGCAACAATATTCTACAATAAAAATGCTTACGACGGTGTTGGAATGTCATTATACGGTCAGGATTTCGCAACATTTTATGCAGCTAACGAATCCAATCTAAATGATTTATACTGCAGAAAGTATGAAAATTCTGATGGTGATTTTGCAAACGAGTATGATTGGAGATCTGGAATTAACGAACGCATCATGCGTTATGCAGATGTGCTGTTAATGTATGCGGAATGTTTAAACGAGACCGGAGCCACCAATGATGCCTATCAGTACATACAGATGGTGAGGGATCGTGTAAACCTGCCTGATTTAGCAACCGTTAAACCAAACATGACACAGGCTGAAATGAGAGAGCAAATTGCCCATGAACGGTTTTTAGAACTTTCTTTGGAAGGACACCGTTTTGATGACATCCGCCGTTGGGGATGGTTAAAAGATGCATCCAAATTAGCCTGGCTAAAATCAAGGGATACTGAATTCAACACCTACACTCCTGGCCGCGAATATTTCCCAATCCCTCAATCCGAAATGGATACAAACAAGGGAATGGTACAGAATGATGGCTACTAA